A window of the Acidobacteriota bacterium genome harbors these coding sequences:
- a CDS encoding division/cell wall cluster transcriptional repressor MraZ produces the protein MDEKGRLKIPSHYRQIIEGKFGREFYVTSLDGSFVRLYPFPVWLEIETKLLSVPSFDPVVSRFREAVTYYGATASMDKQGRLLVQAPLREKSKIVEEVSILGQLNYLDVWNRKKLDERVASRTFTEEDLKVLSDRGF, from the coding sequence GTGGACGAAAAGGGACGACTGAAAATCCCTTCCCACTACCGCCAGATCATCGAGGGAAAATTCGGACGGGAATTCTACGTCACGAGTCTCGACGGCAGCTTCGTCCGCCTCTACCCCTTTCCGGTCTGGCTCGAAATCGAAACAAAGCTTCTCAGCGTCCCTTCGTTCGATCCGGTCGTGAGTCGGTTCAGGGAAGCGGTCACGTACTACGGCGCCACCGCCAGCATGGACAAGCAGGGTCGCCTCCTGGTGCAAGCCCCACTCCGGGAAAAATCGAAGATCGTCGAGGAGGTCTCCATCCTCGGTCAGCTGAACTACCTCGACGTCTGGAATCGGAAAAAGCTTGACGAACGCGTCGCCTCGAGAACTTTCACCGAAGAGGACCTCAAGGTCCTCTCGGATCGCGGTTTCTAA
- the rsmH gene encoding 16S rRNA (cytosine(1402)-N(4))-methyltransferase RsmH, with translation MLGEMLTAILPEREGLFVDTTVGLGGHAEAILAAFPKNRLIGIDRDASALEACAERLRPFGDRVELVHSDHRRLPEILAERGSPGVLGILADLGISSLQIGVPERGFSFQLDGPLDMRMDRSQTLTAARLIAATGEEELARIIFEYGDERKSRRIARAIVRERDSGPIETTAHLAAIVARAAGGGGRWQRIHPATRVFQALRIAVNDELAGLDAFVDATATALREGGRLAVISFHSLEDRAIKQRLRWLAFRCACGRSVHPCRCGQPNLFTLLNRKPLRPSEDEVRANPRCRSARMRAAERTGAGAPR, from the coding sequence ATGCTCGGGGAGATGCTCACGGCGATTCTCCCCGAGCGTGAAGGACTCTTCGTGGACACCACGGTGGGCCTCGGCGGACACGCCGAGGCCATCCTGGCGGCATTCCCCAAGAACAGACTGATCGGGATCGACCGCGACGCCTCGGCGCTCGAGGCGTGCGCCGAGAGGCTCCGCCCGTTCGGCGATCGCGTCGAGCTCGTCCACTCCGATCACCGCCGGCTCCCCGAAATCCTCGCCGAGCGCGGCTCGCCAGGCGTCCTCGGCATCCTCGCGGACCTCGGCATCTCGTCGCTCCAGATCGGTGTCCCCGAGCGCGGCTTCTCCTTCCAGCTCGACGGCCCCCTCGACATGCGCATGGATCGCTCCCAAACGCTTACCGCGGCGCGCCTCATCGCCGCGACCGGCGAGGAGGAGCTCGCGCGCATCATCTTCGAGTACGGCGACGAGCGGAAGTCGCGCCGGATCGCGAGGGCCATCGTCCGCGAGAGGGACTCGGGGCCGATCGAGACGACGGCGCACCTGGCGGCGATCGTCGCGCGCGCCGCGGGGGGCGGCGGAAGATGGCAGCGCATCCACCCGGCGACCCGCGTCTTCCAGGCGCTCCGCATCGCCGTCAACGACGAGCTGGCGGGGCTCGACGCCTTCGTCGACGCGACCGCGACGGCCCTCCGCGAGGGGGGACGCCTCGCCGTCATCAGCTTCCATTCGCTCGAGGATCGGGCGATCAAGCAGCGCCTGCGCTGGCTCGCGTTCCGGTGCGCCTGCGGAAGGAGCGTCCATCCGTGCCGCTGCGGCCAGCCGAACCTCTTCACTCTTCTCAACCGCAAGCCACTGCGTCCCTCCGAGGACGAGGTGCGGGCCAACCCCCGCTGCCGGAGCGCCCGGATGAGGGCGGCCGAGCGAACGGGGGCCGGCGCGCCACGATGA